The Arthrobacter sp. PM3 genome contains the following window.
ACCTGGGACGACCCTGACACCTGCCAGGCCTCCATCCCGCTGACCGCGGACGAGGCCGCCGCCCTGGGCAACCTGCTGGGCGGCCAGCGCCTCGCCATGCAGCTCTCGGAGGCGCACCGGGAAGTGCCGGGCATCGTCACGCGCCAGTTCTCGATCGGCGCCGGATCTCCCTTCCACAACCAGCCGATGGGCAAGGCGTGCATCAGGACCCGCAGCGGGGTCTCGATCGTGGCCATCATGCGCGAAGGCGAGGTCCTCCCCTCGCCGGGCCCCGACGTCGTCCTCCACCCCGGCGACCTCCTGGTTGCGGTGGGAACGCAAGAAGGCCTGGATACGGCGGCCGGCATCCTGCGCAACGGATAAGCGGCATGGATCCGCTCGCACTGACCCTGATCGAGCTGGGGGCTGTCGTCTTCTGTCTCGGACTGCTGGCCAGACTGGCCGGGCGGATCGGCATGTCGCCCATCCCGCTCTACCTCGTCGGCGGGCTCTTTTTCGGCGCCGGCGGCCTCGTCAAGCTTGAGGGCATGCACGAGTTCGCCCATCTTTCCGGCGAGATCGGCGTCATCCTCCTGCTGCTTATGCTTGGCTTGGAATATACGGCGACGGAACTCGTCACGGGACTGAAGCGGTCCTGGCAGGCCGGCGCCCTGGATCTGGTGCTGAACTTTATTCCGGGCGCGCTCCTGGCGGTCATGCTGGGGTGGGGCCCGGTCGGGGCCATGGTGATGGGCGGCGTCACCTACATTTCCTCCTCCGGGATCGCGGCGAAGGTCATCACCGATCTCGGCCGGATCGGCAACAGGGAAACCCCGGTGGTCCTGGCCATCCTGGTCTTCGAGGACCTCGCCATGGCCGTCTACCTGCCCGTCCTCACCGCCACGCTGGCCGGCGTCGGCTTCCTGCTGGGACTGCAGACCGTGGGCATCTCGCTCGCCGTCGTCACGTTGGTCCTGGTGGTGGCCCTGCGGCACGGCCACCACGTGTCCAAGGCCGTGCACAGCGAAAACTCCGAGGTCTTCCTGCTCAATCTGCTGGGCGCTGCCCTGCTCGTCGCGGGACTCGCCGCGGCCATGCAGGTGTCCGCGGCGGTGGGTGCCTTCATGCTCGGCATCGCGATTTCCGGCGCCACGGCCCACAGCGCCACCCGCATCCTGGAACCGCTCCGGGACCTTTTCGCGGCCATCTTCTTTGTTGTTTTCGGGCTCAACACGGACCCGCGGTCCATCCCGCCGGTCCTGGGCTGGGCGCTGCTGCTGGCCCTGGTGACGGCCGCAACCAAGC
Protein-coding sequences here:
- a CDS encoding cation:proton antiporter; its protein translation is MDPLALTLIELGAVVFCLGLLARLAGRIGMSPIPLYLVGGLFFGAGGLVKLEGMHEFAHLSGEIGVILLLLMLGLEYTATELVTGLKRSWQAGALDLVLNFIPGALLAVMLGWGPVGAMVMGGVTYISSSGIAAKVITDLGRIGNRETPVVLAILVFEDLAMAVYLPVLTATLAGVGFLLGLQTVGISLAVVTLVLVVALRHGHHVSKAVHSENSEVFLLNLLGAALLVAGLAAAMQVSAAVGAFMLGIAISGATAHSATRILEPLRDLFAAIFFVVFGLNTDPRSIPPVLGWALLLALVTAATKLVTGFWAAKRAGIGIPGRFRAGAALIARGEFSIVIAGLAVASGVVPPDLAALATAYVLIMAIAGPLAARFVEPVVRVLRRPARRPVVRTSGPA
- a CDS encoding cation:proton antiporter regulatory subunit; translation: MNVDETDLPGLGRRKDFMTASGRRIGVVEYREGQTELIVSTWDDPDTCQASIPLTADEAAALGNLLGGQRLAMQLSEAHREVPGIVTRQFSIGAGSPFHNQPMGKACIRTRSGVSIVAIMREGEVLPSPGPDVVLHPGDLLVAVGTQEGLDTAAGILRNG